TGAAtgtagtctctctttttttttttttgaggcagtctcgctctgtcggccaggctggagtgcagcggcacgatctcgactcactgcaacctctgtctcccgggctcaagcaattctcctgcctcagcctcccgagtagctgggattacaggggtgtgccactgcgcctggctaatttttgtatttttagtagagatggggtttcaccatgtgggccaggctggtcttgaactcctgaccttaggtaatccacccacctcggcctcccaaagtgctgggattataggtgtgagccaccgtgcccagccgaatgTAGTCTCTTTGAATGAAAATAGTCAATACTTTGAACATCATTTGAAAGTAATGAATTTAAGGAGAGGACACATGTATGAAGGAACAGTGATTCTGGGCACACAGCTAGTTAAACCTGAGTTATTTCGCCAGAAATTTACCTTTAGTGAGAGCAACTAGCTGTAATGCAAAACCAAATGAAATCCTCCAAATCACCTAGATTCCCTAGAATTTATCATCTAACCCCAATTCCTCTTATTTCTTCaaatgatatttgtgaacatCAAGTCAATAAATGGCTTCATTTGGAACAAATCACTTAAAAAAGATGAAGCATGGAATTACTGCTAAAAACAAATGTTTCCCCTTGTCTGTCCTTTAACACTGATGGCTAGTAATGCTGCAGTGTTCAAATATTCAGTCTAAAAGAGGCAAAACAATCTTCTAATTTTATAACACTAGTGATTCCCCCCTCTTCTGGGCAGAATAGGAGGTATAGAAGGGAATCTGAATTCTCCAGGGCAAAAAACACCCAATTAACACCCACCAGGGTTCTGTTACTGAGATACTGGCATTAGAATGCTGTTATGACAGGCAGTACGTGTTCCTCTCTCAGTGAGAAAAAAGATATTAATTCGACTGGGCCATAGGAATGTGGCAAAAATTTTTATACAACTGAAACAGTGGTTTCCTCGAGGcttagaaaagcaaaggaaaaactgGAAGGGTCTGGCTGACCATTTTCCCATGTTTTCTCAGGTAAGAGTTGAAGACATTTGCAAGAATGCAACATCAAGACAAGCTTTAACTATACTCTGTTGATTGATACAAAATAGGACGCAAAACCATTGGATATTGGGACACGAGGAACTTGTTTAGCACAACTGATGTTATGTATACCACAGTTTTAACCATTAGGCCATTTCCACTGTAGCTTAGAAAAAAGAACCAGAGGACTGCCTTGGTAGAGCTGGATGCGCTGCTACAAGATGGCCTCACTGTACAGCCCTCAAACGTGAGGACTTCTTTCTCCATAGACACTAGATGGCCAATCAGTACTTTCTAGAGTTCTTTAACTACTTCAGAATACAAGAACAGTACATACATACTCCAACAGCCATTGAAAGATTCACATTCATAGGAAAACACAAGTCTTGATGAAATCTTGACTTAAGCTCTCTTTTAAGAAACTGGTTGAAACTGGTGAAAAGTTCATTACAATTTGGACTTGATACCTGCCTCGGGCCAGAAGACCTACGTTGCATCAATTCTGAGTCAGTTGGAAGCTACGGAATTGCTGACTCTACACATTTGAGTTTACAGAGCAGAGCCTGTCCCCTCCCTTCAAAGAGAAGGCAAATAAAGCACTCAAGAGATACTGGTCTCACTgactatttttaacataaaatgatTAATCAGGTTGGAAGCAAAAACATTACTGCTGCTTCTCAACCAGAGGATTAAATGATCACACAGGACCCTTCTGCAGAGTGCAGGTTTTCTACCTGACggtgaagaaaggagggaaggacacTTCTTCTGCCCAAGGTCAACACACAAAATATTTGGTTTGAGATTTAAGACAGAAGGCACTTTTAACATTCTGATATCAGATGTTAACCATACAAACATCCTGTCACAATTTCATTTGGGTGTACTCAAATCCCCTTACAAAATTCTTCTTACTGCATGTGTGTCATTATGAGAGCAGTGGCGACATGAGCAGATTTAGCCTTGAGATGTGTCTACCTGTTGCTATTCTCCCGATGAAGCAAACTGGGCAGCATGTCAGCCCTGAAGGTTACAAATCCAGTATTTGACGGCAAAACAATTAAATTAGACATCCGAGTGGTTAGTGCAGAAAGAAACAATTAGCAAGAACACTGGCTCCCACTCTGGAGTGACGGGGCTTGGACTGGTCTTTCCCATCCTAATACTCTTTGCTTGACTGGCACCACCGTTAAGGAAAAATATCTGCATGAAAATTCAACTGGTGGAAGAAACTTTACCTAAAAGTGCCATGTTTATATTTCCAgcttttctccaaagaaaaataCCCATTTTCCCATCCTTAGTGTCCTGAAGGCCTTGGACTTGAAGGTCTGGCCACATGACTCATTCTGTAAGGTTAACAATTGGCCGTTTTATGACTGAACACAAACCGGACTTGAACGTTCCAATtcaattttttcctttcagaagAGGGAGATGAAAAGGGAACCGACCaccctatttttttttcaccCTATTATTTGCTGCAACCACGGCTGCCAGTACTTTTCACAAGATGCTGTGTATAGGCTATTTTCACTATCTCCTCAGTCAACGCTGAGCTGACAGTTCTTCAGTGCTACACTCCAACTAAACTGTACAGTAAGTTCTGCAGAAATGGATCTAATATTTCTACCTTTATTTACAAATATCACATAAATGGATTCTAGTTGAATCTACATGTTTAAATCCATCGGCTAAAAACATATTACATATTGTAAACATGGCAATATTTAATACGGTATctattctagaatattttcatgtCATGATCACATTTGTTATACCTGAAATTGAATTTATACACATTAAAGAATTACTAGCAATGGTTGCTCACTTTACAATTGAGGGCAGGGGGCTAGGGCTACATTTTATCATTTCAGAAACATCTTCAAAGTAAAGTTAAAGCTTGTCTTTGATTGGCTCGGCGTATCCTTTTTGTATCcatatttaaaatgaagactGACACAGAAAATAGTGAGGGCCCCTTCTAATttacaggattttaaaaaatcagtttgagATTCTTAGGGAAAGTGTCTgttgtgaataataataataataataataaaaacctgcTGCAAAATAAACTGAATGGAAAGGGGCTTGAGACTGTCAGGGTGGAGTCTGTCGGGCATCAGTCCTGCTTGGGTTGCAGCTGCCGCTTCCAGGCCTCGTTCAAGTAAACTAGTCGTTTGTAGTTGACAACGAGAAGAAGGAAGTTCAGCACGTACGTGACGATGCAGATGATGCAGAACTCCTTCAGCACAAAGTACAGAATGTAGGCCAGGTACAGGGACCCCAGGACTGACATGATGGAGGACGTCATGAGGATCAAAGCTGCCACGGCGCTTGCTGTCAtgcctgtaagagaagagacgcGGGCTCAATCAGGCCTTGGTGCtggagagaggctttctgagtgACAAGGACTAACACCGTGTGACTTGCTGCAGTGTTTGAATACTGACCTTCCTGCCAAACTCTGAAAATTGAGAACAGAAATATTGGTCTGTTTTGTTAAAATTATACAGGTTGACTCTGCAGATCAAATGCCAGGTTTTggggtttttgagatggagtctcactccatcacccaggctggagtgcagtggcacaatctcgactcatgcagcctctacctcctgagtttaagcaattctcctgcctcagcctcccaagtagccaggattacaggcaagtgccaccacgcctggctgattttttgttggccaggctggtctccaactcctaacctcaggtgatccacccgcctcggcctccaaaagtgctgggattacaggcatgggccaccatgcccggccaaatgcCAGTTTTATAGCTGCAATGTTTTCGATTTCTCAATCTTTCAGGTGAAATATTACTAATTTCACAAACTAGCCTAGTTGAAAATATGCACACAAAGAAAACATGCAATCTCACAATTACATTAAGCAATGAAGCTGACTTGTAACATCAACAGCCCCAAGACACCAAATGAATAAAGGGACATGAGGACCACAACCTTTTTCTTCTGAGCTGTACACATTTGGTGAGAACCTTCTCTGGCCTTTCACTACATCCTGCCCATCTGTGGAAAGTAAAAtttgcttttccatgtttagatcaAATTGATTAAAAATCCACAATGAGAGGTGACTATACCAACAAGCTgctgaagagagaaaaagaaactcttgATAAACATTTCAGGAAGGGCTCACCCTGGTGGATAAAGGAAACCACATTTTGCCCGTTGGCTACATGTGGGTCAAACCTGATCAAGAAAAATGGTGGACATGTGTGCTAAATCCAGGCTCTCAATACAAAAAGGCAcctgaagccaggcacagtggctcatgcctgtaatgctagcactttgggaggctgaggcaggcagatcatttgaggtcaggagtttgagaccagcctggccaacatggtgaaaccccctctctactaaaaagtacaagaaaaaaagaaaattagctgggcatggtattgCACACTTGCAaccccagctacaagggaggcggaggttgcagtgagatgagattgcaccagtggactccagcctgggcgacagagtcttactctgtctcaaaaaaaaaaaaaaaaaaaggaaaaaaaaaaggcacctgaATTCTGGACTCTATCTTCACATGTATTGTTTTTAGTTTCTTATAGGCAACAGTATAGAGaatatgtgcatttattttcAAGGACAGAGAAGGCAGAGTATGTTAAACTACCCTCCTACCCAATAACTCATGGATAAGGATAACAGAAACAGGAACAAAATAACAGGTGAGAGCAGGTTTAAAGAAGTCAATTAAAGAGCTGAAACCCTGGGCCCTGTTGGCAAAAAGCAAAGCAACAAGAAGACGCCTGTTGGCCGGCTGCAGCACAGCCGCGGGACTAGATGCTTTCATAGGGCACTTCAAGACTAAGGTGCTGCTGAATTACTTATTGCAGGGACTAGCCAATCTGGCCAGctacctgcttttgtaaataaagttttattggcacccagccatgctcattcatttatgtaatgTCATTCATTATGTAATGCCTGTGACTGCTTTCATACTAGAAGAGTTGAGTGGCTGCGGCAACTGGCAAAGCCTATTTTCTGCCAGGCCCTTTActgaaaaagtttgctgacttcACCTATGCTAAACAActaacatttcaaaatcaatgtgGTCTTAATTTTATCTAAGGAAGTTAATTTCAAAATGATACAGGCAAGTTATTTCTTCCTCCATGCCTCtcttttctcaactgtaaaattgGGATAACAATCATGCCTACTTCTTAAGACTGCTGGACAATTAAATGAGCTGAGATAATGCAGggttaaagcacttagaatagtgtaTAAATACCAGATATCCATTAAATGCTACTGTAATGCAGCTAGGTACGTGTGGCTCAGGGTCAAATTCccaatggaatttaaaatgtgcTGTAACTCTAAATAAATGATGGTACAATTATGCAATGGATTATTCTGCAGCTGTAGAAAAGAATGAAGACATTTAATATACTGAT
This window of the Pongo abelii isolate AG06213 chromosome 6, NHGRI_mPonAbe1-v2.0_pri, whole genome shotgun sequence genome carries:
- the VKORC1L1 gene encoding vitamin K epoxide reductase complex subunit 1-like protein 1 isoform X2 encodes the protein MGRGGGGGGGGGGGGGGGSGGGWVGPRRAAAAEVEAEGGGGGGGGGKMAAPVLLRVSVPRWERVARYAVCAAGILLSIYAYHVEREKERDPEHRALCDLGPWVKCSAALASRHDSKRRGSFDPHDVLHHVSPGVPVPGLHSVLCAEGVLHHLHRHVRAELPSSRCQLQTTSLLERGLEAAAATQAGLMPDRLHPDSLKPLSIQFILQQVFIIIIIIIHNRHFP